A single region of the Streptococcus macedonicus ACA-DC 198 genome encodes:
- the glnP gene encoding Glutamine ABC transporter, glutamine-binding protein/permease protein: MKHKLKALMLAIFSVFFVFGVKAQADTISIVSDTAYAPFEFKDSDQTYKGIDVDIIKEVAEREGWDYNQTYPGFDAAVNAVQAGQADALMAGTTVTDARKKVFTFSDPYYDTSIVIYTKSGNTAISKYSQLKGKTVGVKNGTAAQTWLDEHADKYSYTVKTFDTSDLMNNSLDSGSIDAAMDDTPVVQYAINQGKSYEININAESIGSFAFAVKKGSSYEYLIDEFNEALAAMKEDGTYDQIMQKWLGDSYTSSSTSSSSNSSAASNTLTLTGDASAKATPVKSTYKIVMDSSFAPFEYQNDSGEYEGIDVELIKAIAEQQGFNVEISNPGFDAALNAVQAGQADAVMAGMSITDARKEIFDFSDAYYTSNILLAVKSGSSVKSYSDLKGLTVGAKNGTSSYTWLSEHADEYGYTLKVFDEASTMYDSLNSGSIDALMDDEAVLLYAIQQGRNFETPIAGEKSGEYGFAVSKGSNPELIEMFNNGLAALVESGEYDEIVNKYLGTSDSSSSSSSSSSSSSSVDETTIWGLLKNNYPQLLSGLGKTLSLTLISFAIAMVIGIIFGMMAVAPNKVLRTISAVFVDIVRGIPLMIVAAFIFWGIPNLLESITGKQSPINDFVAATIALSLNGGAYIAEIVRGGIEAVPQGQMEASRSLGVSYGKTMQKIILPQAVRLMLPNFINQFVISLKDTTIVSAIGLVELFQTGKIIIARNYQSFRMYAILAVIYLVMITLLTRLAKRLEKRLK, translated from the coding sequence ATGAAGCACAAATTGAAAGCTCTTATGCTAGCAATATTCTCTGTATTCTTTGTGTTTGGTGTCAAAGCTCAAGCGGACACAATTAGCATTGTATCTGATACAGCTTATGCCCCATTCGAATTTAAAGATTCAGACCAAACTTATAAAGGGATTGATGTTGATATCATCAAAGAAGTCGCTGAACGAGAGGGATGGGACTACAATCAAACTTACCCTGGTTTTGATGCTGCAGTAAACGCCGTTCAAGCTGGGCAAGCAGATGCTCTTATGGCAGGAACAACCGTTACTGATGCGCGTAAGAAAGTCTTTACTTTCTCTGATCCCTATTATGATACTTCAATTGTTATCTACACCAAAAGTGGTAACACAGCCATTTCAAAATATAGCCAATTAAAAGGTAAAACTGTCGGCGTTAAAAATGGTACTGCCGCTCAAACTTGGCTTGACGAACATGCTGATAAATATAGCTATACTGTCAAAACATTTGATACAAGCGATTTGATGAATAACAGCCTTGATTCTGGTTCTATTGATGCAGCGATGGACGACACACCAGTTGTTCAATACGCTATCAATCAAGGAAAATCATATGAAATCAATATTAATGCAGAATCAATTGGAAGCTTCGCTTTTGCTGTTAAAAAAGGAAGCAGCTACGAATATTTGATTGATGAATTCAATGAGGCTCTTGCTGCTATGAAAGAAGACGGTACTTATGACCAAATCATGCAAAAATGGTTAGGTGATTCATATACATCTTCTTCAACAAGCTCATCATCTAATAGTTCAGCCGCTTCAAATACCTTAACATTAACTGGAGACGCTTCTGCTAAAGCTACACCCGTTAAAAGTACTTACAAAATCGTCATGGACTCTTCTTTCGCACCATTTGAATATCAAAATGATTCTGGTGAATACGAAGGTATCGACGTTGAATTGATTAAAGCTATCGCTGAACAACAAGGTTTCAACGTTGAAATTTCTAACCCTGGTTTTGATGCTGCGCTTAACGCGGTTCAAGCGGGACAAGCGGATGCGGTCATGGCAGGTATGTCAATCACAGACGCTCGTAAGGAAATTTTTGATTTCTCTGATGCTTACTACACTTCAAATATCTTACTTGCTGTAAAATCTGGTAGCAGCGTTAAAAGTTATAGTGATTTAAAAGGCTTAACTGTTGGAGCTAAAAACGGAACATCATCTTACACATGGTTATCTGAACACGCTGACGAATACGGTTATACCTTGAAAGTTTTTGACGAAGCCTCAACAATGTATGACAGCTTGAACTCCGGTTCTATTGATGCCTTAATGGATGATGAAGCCGTTCTACTCTACGCTATCCAACAAGGACGTAACTTTGAAACACCTATCGCTGGGGAAAAATCCGGTGAATACGGATTTGCCGTTAGCAAAGGTTCTAACCCAGAATTGATTGAAATGTTCAACAATGGTCTTGCTGCCTTAGTTGAATCTGGCGAATACGACGAAATCGTCAATAAATACCTTGGTACAAGCGATAGTTCAAGTTCAAGCTCAAGTTCAAGCTCAAGTTCATCAAGCGTTGATGAAACAACAATCTGGGGACTCCTCAAAAATAACTATCCACAATTGCTTTCAGGTTTAGGCAAGACACTTAGCTTAACACTGATTTCATTTGCAATTGCCATGGTTATTGGTATTATCTTTGGTATGATGGCCGTTGCGCCAAACAAAGTTCTTCGTACTATTTCAGCTGTCTTTGTTGACATCGTACGCGGTATCCCATTGATGATTGTAGCTGCCTTTATTTTCTGGGGAATTCCAAACCTTCTCGAGTCTATCACTGGCAAACAAAGCCCAATCAACGATTTCGTTGCAGCTACTATTGCGCTTTCGCTTAATGGCGGTGCTTACATTGCAGAAATCGTTCGTGGTGGTATCGAGGCTGTTCCTCAAGGTCAAATGGAAGCCAGCCGTAGCTTAGGTGTTTCATACGGTAAGACAATGCAAAAAATTATCTTGCCACAAGCTGTTCGCCTAATGCTACCAAACTTCATCAACCAATTCGTTATTTCATTAAAAGATACAACAATTGTATCAGCAATTGGTCTTGTTGAACTCTTCCAAACTGGTAAAATCATCATTGCTCGTAACTACCAATCTTTCCGTATGTATGCTATCTTAGCAGTTATCTACCTTGTAATGATCACCCTTTTGACACGTTTAG